A region of Massilia sp. WG5 DNA encodes the following proteins:
- a CDS encoding alpha/beta fold hydrolase: MNKGLAGLAVLVVLGGSSSSLLAAPAGPQSLGDAFAKPHRLVDIGGRKMNLYCSGQGATTVVFDAPSGDAGWNWFKVQPAVAKHTRACVFDRAGLGFSDPAKRPNTSENVAEDLHKLLAGAGVKPPYVLVGNSLGGANVQVYAYRYPAEVKGLVLVEPQHEDETSRLDKASQGNLQKVYAMVAQQNKYCLAAAEKGFRPGSEERMNCVGNPADVYGPALGAAVASATSRPAYWRTAIDEWDAIKVSDEQLRKLRRPFGDLPVVVLTRGVSPYAVPGKPQSALNKAMEDENAAIQKETAALSTRGRQRVVPGAGHVIHADKPEAVVEAVLEVLGQVK, translated from the coding sequence ATGAATAAAGGCTTGGCTGGACTGGCAGTGCTCGTGGTGCTCGGCGGATCCTCGTCTTCCTTGCTGGCGGCGCCGGCAGGGCCGCAGTCGCTTGGCGACGCCTTCGCGAAGCCGCATCGGCTCGTCGATATCGGCGGCCGCAAGATGAACCTGTATTGCAGCGGCCAGGGCGCCACCACCGTGGTGTTCGACGCGCCGTCCGGCGACGCGGGCTGGAACTGGTTCAAGGTGCAGCCCGCCGTCGCGAAGCACACGCGCGCCTGCGTGTTCGACCGCGCCGGCCTCGGATTCAGCGATCCCGCCAAGCGCCCGAATACCTCGGAAAACGTGGCCGAGGACCTGCACAAGCTGCTGGCCGGCGCCGGCGTCAAGCCGCCCTATGTCCTGGTCGGCAATTCGCTGGGCGGCGCGAACGTGCAAGTCTATGCCTATCGCTACCCTGCCGAGGTCAAGGGACTGGTGCTCGTCGAGCCGCAGCACGAGGATGAAACCAGCCGCCTGGACAAGGCCAGCCAGGGCAACCTGCAAAAGGTGTATGCGATGGTCGCGCAGCAGAACAAGTACTGCCTGGCGGCCGCCGAAAAAGGCTTCAGGCCGGGCAGCGAAGAACGGATGAATTGCGTCGGCAATCCAGCGGACGTCTACGGCCCCGCCCTCGGCGCCGCCGTGGCGTCGGCGACGAGCCGGCCCGCCTACTGGCGCACCGCGATCGACGAATGGGACGCCATCAAAGTCAGCGACGAACAGTTGCGCAAGCTGCGGCGGCCGTTCGGCGATCTGCCGGTGGTGGTGCTGACGCGCGGCGTGAGCCCGTATGCCGTCCCGGGCAAGCCGCAGAGCGCCTTGAACAAGGCCATGGAAGACGAGAACGCCGCCATTCAGAAAGAAACCGCCGCCCTGTCGACGCGCGGCAGGCAGCGTG
- a CDS encoding AMP-binding protein, with amino-acid sequence MPQSPSYVHGAHDVPLIGESIGVHLASIAERFGDNDALIVRHQNIRWTYREFDERVTRLAAGLLRLGLQPGDRVGIWAQNCAEWVLVQFATARAGLIMVNINPAYRRTELEYVLEKVQCSALILAPSFKSSDYIGMVQDIAPELRHATPGALQSARLPQLRHVVRLGTEHTPGMLNFDQLLAPPGAEELASLAALQDAVQFDDPVNIQFTSGTTGAPKGATLSHHNILNNGFFIGEAMKLTPLDRLCIPVPLYHCFGMVLGNLACVTHGATMVFPGESFDPKAVLETVQAERCTGLHGVPTMFIAILDHPEFSNHDLSTLRTGIMAGSPCPAEVMSRVISLMHMGEITIAYGMTETSPVSFQSSVDDPVALRVSTIGRVHPHLEVKIVDANGRIVPRGVKGELLTRGYSVMLGYWGDEEKTRDAIDPARWMHTGDLAVIDENGFAAIVGRAKDMVIRGGENIYPREVEEFLYRHPKVMDVQCVGVPDRKFGEELCACIILRPGQEATVEEIQDFCRGQIAHYKIPRYVRFVSSFPMTVTGKIQKYVLRDRIAEELGLGG; translated from the coding sequence ATGCCGCAGAGCCCGAGCTACGTCCACGGCGCCCATGACGTCCCGCTGATCGGGGAGTCGATCGGGGTCCACCTGGCGTCCATCGCCGAGCGTTTCGGCGACAACGATGCACTGATCGTCCGTCACCAGAACATCCGCTGGACCTACCGCGAGTTCGACGAACGCGTCACCCGCTTGGCCGCCGGCCTGCTCCGGCTTGGCCTCCAGCCCGGCGACCGGGTCGGCATCTGGGCGCAGAACTGCGCCGAATGGGTGCTGGTGCAGTTCGCGACGGCGCGCGCCGGCCTGATCATGGTGAACATCAATCCGGCCTACCGCCGCACGGAGCTCGAGTATGTGCTCGAGAAGGTCCAGTGCAGCGCCCTGATCCTGGCGCCGTCCTTCAAGTCGAGCGACTACATCGGCATGGTGCAGGACATCGCGCCGGAACTCCGGCATGCCACGCCGGGCGCGCTGCAGTCGGCGCGGCTGCCGCAGCTGCGCCACGTGGTGCGCCTGGGCACGGAGCACACGCCCGGCATGCTCAACTTCGACCAGCTGCTGGCGCCGCCCGGCGCGGAGGAGCTGGCGTCCCTGGCCGCGCTGCAAGACGCCGTGCAGTTCGACGATCCGGTGAACATCCAGTTCACCTCGGGCACGACCGGTGCGCCGAAGGGCGCCACGCTGAGCCACCATAACATCCTCAACAACGGTTTCTTCATCGGCGAAGCGATGAAGCTCACGCCGCTCGACCGCCTCTGCATTCCGGTGCCGCTCTACCACTGCTTCGGCATGGTGCTCGGCAACCTGGCCTGCGTCACGCACGGCGCGACCATGGTCTTCCCGGGCGAGAGCTTCGATCCGAAGGCGGTGCTGGAAACGGTGCAGGCGGAACGCTGCACCGGGCTGCACGGCGTGCCGACGATGTTCATCGCCATCCTCGACCATCCGGAATTCTCGAACCATGACCTGTCGACGCTCCGCACCGGCATCATGGCCGGCTCGCCCTGTCCGGCCGAGGTGATGAGCCGGGTCATCAGCCTGATGCACATGGGGGAGATCACGATCGCCTACGGCATGACCGAGACCTCGCCCGTGTCCTTCCAGAGCTCGGTCGACGATCCCGTCGCGCTGCGCGTGTCGACCATCGGGCGCGTCCATCCGCACCTGGAAGTCAAGATCGTCGATGCGAACGGCAGGATCGTCCCGCGCGGCGTGAAGGGCGAACTGCTGACCCGCGGCTATTCGGTCATGCTCGGCTACTGGGGCGACGAGGAAAAGACGCGCGACGCCATCGACCCCGCACGCTGGATGCACACGGGCGACCTGGCCGTGATCGACGAGAACGGCTTCGCGGCCATCGTCGGCCGCGCGAAGGACATGGTGATCCGCGGCGGCGAGAACATCTACCCGCGCGAGGTCGAGGAGTTCCTGTACCGCCATCCGAAGGTCATGGATGTGCAGTGCGTCGGCGTGCCGGACCGGAAATTCGGCGAGGAGCTGTGCGCCTGCATCATCCTGCGTCCCGGGCAGGAAGCGACTGTCGAGGAAATCCAGGACTTCTGCCGCGGCCAGATCGCCCACTACAAGATCCCGCGTTATGTCCGCTTCGTTTCCAGCTTTCCGATGACGGTTACGGGTAAAATACAGAAGTACGTGCTGCGCGACCGGATCGCCGAAGAGCTGGGCCTGGGCGGCTGA
- a CDS encoding DHA2 family efflux MFS transporter permease subunit: protein MEFDSDTMSATVQPCAPAARKWVLANSILASGMVFIDGTVVNVALPALQRDFGAGVAQAQWVVEAYALLLTALLLLGGSMGDRYGRRRIFALGVAVFGAASVACGLVGGIGQLIWARALQGVGGALLVPGSLALISASFPANIRGRAIGTWSGYSAITAALGPVLGGFLIEHVSWRAAFLINVPLVLSVLFLTFRHVPESRGNASGRLDWPGALLVSVALGCLVYGLIESSTRGWTDPRVLAALVLAPLACAGFVLTEMRHPSPMLPLGVFRARDFSGANLLTLLLYGALGGLMFFLPLNLIQVQGYSATAAGAALAPFILLMFTLSRWSGGLVDRYGARGPLVIGPAIAAAGFALFALPGIGGSYWRSWFPAILLLGFGMTVTVAPLTTTVMNTLEPARAGLASGINNAVSRAAGLLAIALLGLVMRQAFDSALDRRMQALTVSPPLRAQVEAQRGRLAAISLPAAGPASERQAVERAVAEAFVAGFRRVMAVSALLALASSVGAWWMIGGKQS from the coding sequence ATGGAATTCGATTCGGACACGATGAGCGCGACCGTCCAGCCGTGTGCGCCGGCCGCGCGCAAGTGGGTGCTGGCGAACAGCATCCTGGCCTCGGGAATGGTGTTCATCGACGGCACTGTCGTCAACGTGGCGCTGCCGGCCCTGCAGCGGGACTTCGGCGCCGGGGTGGCGCAGGCGCAATGGGTGGTCGAGGCCTATGCCTTGCTGCTGACCGCGCTCCTGCTGCTGGGCGGCAGCATGGGCGACCGCTACGGCCGGCGCCGCATCTTCGCGCTCGGGGTCGCCGTGTTCGGCGCCGCCTCGGTGGCCTGCGGCCTGGTAGGCGGCATCGGGCAGCTGATCTGGGCCAGGGCCTTGCAGGGGGTGGGCGGCGCTCTGCTGGTGCCCGGCAGCCTGGCGCTGATCAGCGCCTCCTTCCCCGCGAATATCCGCGGCCGCGCGATCGGCACCTGGTCCGGCTACAGCGCCATCACCGCCGCGCTCGGCCCGGTGCTCGGCGGTTTCCTGATCGAGCATGTGTCGTGGCGCGCGGCCTTCCTGATCAATGTGCCGCTGGTGCTGAGCGTGCTGTTCCTGACTTTCAGGCATGTGCCCGAAAGCCGCGGCAACGCGTCCGGCCGGCTGGACTGGCCGGGCGCCCTGCTCGTCAGCGTCGCCCTCGGCTGCCTCGTGTATGGCCTGATCGAGTCTTCCACACGCGGCTGGACCGACCCGCGCGTGCTGGCCGCTCTCGTGCTTGCGCCGCTGGCCTGCGCCGGCTTTGTGCTGACGGAGATGCGCCATCCCTCGCCGATGCTGCCGCTGGGCGTGTTCCGCGCGCGCGACTTCAGCGGCGCCAACCTGTTGACCCTGCTGCTGTATGGGGCGCTGGGCGGCCTGATGTTCTTCCTGCCGCTGAACCTGATCCAGGTCCAGGGCTACAGCGCGACCGCGGCGGGCGCCGCCCTGGCGCCCTTCATCCTGCTGATGTTCACACTGTCGCGCTGGTCGGGCGGACTGGTCGACCGTTATGGCGCCAGGGGTCCGCTGGTGATCGGGCCGGCGATCGCCGCCGCCGGCTTCGCCCTGTTCGCCCTGCCCGGCATCGGCGGCAGCTACTGGCGCAGCTGGTTCCCGGCCATCCTGCTGCTGGGCTTCGGCATGACGGTTACCGTCGCCCCGCTGACGACCACGGTCATGAATACGCTGGAGCCGGCGCGGGCGGGACTGGCCTCCGGCATCAACAATGCCGTGTCGCGCGCGGCCGGCCTGCTGGCGATCGCCCTGCTGGGCCTCGTCATGCGCCAGGCCTTCGACAGCGCGCTGGACCGGCGCATGCAGGCGCTGACGGTGTCGCCGCCGCTGCGGGCGCAGGTCGAGGCGCAGCGCGGCCGGCTGGCCGCCATCAGCCTGCCGGCGGCGGGTCCTGCCAGTGAAAGACAGGCCGTCGAACGGGCCGTCGCCGAGGCGTTCGTCGCCGGCTTCCGCCGCGTCATGGCGGTGTCGGCGCTGCTGGCGCTGGCGAGTTCAGTGGGCGCCTGGTGGATGATTGGCGGGAAGCAGAGCTGA
- a CDS encoding alpha/beta fold hydrolase: MPLSVHEDLWIDHPQGRLFARIWKLPGHADADADADAGSAAAPIVLFHDSLGCVDLWRDFPARLSAASGRTVIAYDRLGFGRSDPREGRLPPDFVADEAASFFPLVRERLGLRRFIAFGHSVGGGMAVHCAARFANGCEALVTESAQAFVGEETRQGIRIAKEGFRQAAQFERLHKYHGDKARWVLDAWTETWLDPAFAGWSLAAVLPRVSCPLLAIHGACDEYGSPRHPATIAELSGGPARIAMLPDTGHVPHRERPEEVLGLVAGFVRTGDGCRP, encoded by the coding sequence ATGCCACTTTCCGTCCACGAAGACCTCTGGATCGACCATCCGCAAGGCCGCCTGTTTGCCCGGATCTGGAAGCTTCCCGGCCACGCCGACGCCGACGCCGACGCCGACGCCGGTTCTGCCGCAGCGCCCATCGTCCTGTTCCACGACTCCCTCGGCTGTGTCGACCTGTGGCGGGATTTTCCCGCGAGGCTGAGCGCCGCCAGCGGCCGCACCGTGATCGCCTACGACAGGCTAGGCTTCGGCCGCTCGGACCCGAGGGAAGGCAGGCTGCCGCCGGACTTCGTGGCCGACGAGGCGGCCAGCTTCTTCCCGCTGGTCCGGGAACGGCTCGGCCTGCGCCGCTTCATCGCCTTCGGTCACAGCGTGGGCGGCGGCATGGCGGTCCATTGCGCCGCCCGTTTCGCGAACGGCTGCGAGGCCCTGGTCACCGAGTCGGCGCAGGCCTTCGTCGGCGAGGAAACGCGCCAGGGGATACGGATCGCGAAGGAAGGGTTCCGCCAGGCGGCGCAGTTCGAGCGCCTGCACAAGTACCACGGCGACAAGGCCAGGTGGGTCCTCGACGCCTGGACCGAGACCTGGCTGGACCCTGCATTCGCCGGCTGGTCGCTGGCCGCGGTCCTGCCGCGGGTGAGCTGCCCGCTGCTGGCGATCCACGGGGCATGCGACGAATACGGCTCGCCGCGGCACCCGGCGACGATCGCCGAACTGTCCGGCGGCCCGGCACGCATCGCGATGCTGCCGGACACCGGCCATGTGCCGCACCGGGAACGCCCGGAAGAGGTCCTCGGCCTGGTCGCCGGCTTCGTCAGGACAGGTGACGGATGCCGGCCATGA
- a CDS encoding molybdopterin-binding protein, which yields MIVVSRRRFLALAAGAVLPPVLAGCDRLASSESFNGTLRGAQFLSRRAQALVTGSASMAQEFSEDDIADEFRSNGTAMPDSRLYRQLLADQFRDWRLQVGGLVARPAQLGLAELQAMPSRTQITRHDCVEGWSVIGKWTGLPLRHLLARVGPLPAARYVVFHCADPMDGSDLQAPGSTYYESIDLVEANHPQTILAYALNDEPLPVKNGAPLRLRVERQLGYKQAKYLMRIELVERLDRIRGGKGGYWEDLGYEWYAGI from the coding sequence ATGATCGTGGTCAGCCGGCGACGCTTCCTGGCGCTGGCCGCCGGTGCGGTGCTGCCGCCCGTGCTGGCCGGCTGCGACCGGCTGGCGTCGAGCGAATCCTTCAACGGCACGCTGCGCGGCGCCCAGTTCCTGAGCCGGCGCGCGCAGGCGCTCGTGACCGGGAGCGCGTCCATGGCCCAGGAATTCAGCGAAGACGACATCGCCGACGAATTCCGCAGCAACGGCACCGCGATGCCGGACAGCCGCCTGTACCGGCAACTGCTGGCCGACCAGTTCCGCGACTGGCGCCTGCAGGTCGGCGGCCTGGTGGCGCGGCCGGCGCAGCTGGGGCTGGCCGAGCTGCAGGCGATGCCCTCGCGCACCCAGATCACGCGCCACGACTGCGTCGAGGGCTGGAGCGTGATCGGCAAGTGGACCGGGCTGCCCTTGCGGCACCTGCTGGCGCGGGTAGGGCCGCTGCCGGCGGCGCGCTACGTCGTCTTCCACTGCGCGGACCCGATGGACGGCTCGGACCTGCAGGCGCCCGGCTCGACCTATTACGAGAGCATCGACCTGGTCGAGGCGAATCACCCGCAGACGATCCTGGCATATGCGCTCAACGACGAGCCGCTGCCGGTCAAGAACGGCGCGCCGCTGCGGCTGCGGGTCGAGCGGCAGCTGGGCTACAAGCAGGCCAAGTACCTGATGCGGATCGAGCTGGTGGAGCGGCTGGACCGGATCCGCGGGGGGAAGGGCGGCTACTGGGAGGACCTGGGGTATGAATGGTATGCGGGGATTTAG
- a CDS encoding carboxymuconolactone decarboxylase family protein yields MPIPPEFDTPQFAKGLAVRREVLGAEYVDKSVNEVDDFMIPMQKMTTEWCWGEVWTRPQLDRRTRSLLNLAMLTALNRPNELRLHVRGALNNGVTIAEIQEVLLQACIYCGVPAALDSFKAANEVLKQVAAEKSGGRAAEAP; encoded by the coding sequence ATGCCCATTCCACCAGAGTTCGATACCCCGCAGTTCGCCAAAGGCCTGGCGGTCCGCCGCGAAGTGCTCGGCGCGGAGTACGTCGACAAATCGGTCAACGAGGTCGACGACTTCATGATCCCGATGCAGAAAATGACGACCGAGTGGTGCTGGGGCGAGGTCTGGACCCGGCCCCAGCTCGACCGCCGCACCCGCAGCCTGCTGAACCTGGCCATGCTGACCGCGCTGAACCGCCCGAACGAGCTGCGGCTGCACGTGCGCGGCGCCCTGAACAACGGCGTGACGATCGCGGAAATCCAGGAGGTCCTGCTGCAGGCCTGTATCTATTGCGGCGTGCCGGCCGCGCTGGACAGCTTCAAGGCCGCGAATGAAGTGCTGAAGCAGGTCGCGGCGGAGAAGTCCGGCGGCCGAGCCGCCGAAGCACCTTAG
- a CDS encoding murein L,D-transpeptidase, giving the protein MKPSLKFGAALAFCAAVALLPCTAFAQPVPAAIRTLAVQASQSPVMPSGPYDERGWLQRFYAPRKYAPAWNPSTAAAALWVLRQARLQGLDPRDYGADALQRQLSSGDADPARFDVALTSAMLHYLADLRVGRVRSEFHTRLPDARLRAYDPVERLRAGLATGRLQAAVQAAEPRLQEYARVKAALAAYRELSRQTYPALPKPAARLTPGGAYPAAQALFERLVLLGDLPADTPPPGEGVYSDKMAEGVEHFQARHGLAEDGVLGRGTIDALNVPPSRRVRQLELTLERLRWLPDVGPGPLIMVDLPAYRLWAMNDGGSGDTLEMRVVVGTAAKTETPLFVGQMRYLEFNPYWNVPRSILEKEIVPKLERNRAYLAQNGMETVPPNASLADLKAGRARVRQLPGPKNALGPIKFAMPNPMDIYLHSTPVREVFERSRRDLSHGCIRVEHPAALAQYVLEGQRQWNADAIQSALQPGPTRHVDLVKTIPVVIFYATAMVDSNGSPRFAADIYGRDPKLEQVLAARRSQIVPAAD; this is encoded by the coding sequence ATGAAGCCCAGCCTGAAATTCGGCGCCGCGCTCGCGTTTTGCGCAGCGGTGGCGCTCCTTCCCTGTACCGCGTTCGCGCAGCCCGTCCCCGCCGCCATTCGCACGCTGGCCGTCCAGGCCTCGCAGTCGCCCGTCATGCCCTCGGGGCCCTACGACGAACGCGGCTGGCTGCAGCGCTTCTACGCTCCGCGCAAGTACGCGCCGGCCTGGAATCCGTCGACCGCCGCGGCGGCCTTGTGGGTGCTGCGCCAGGCCAGGCTGCAGGGCCTGGACCCGCGCGACTACGGCGCCGACGCGCTGCAGCGGCAGCTGAGTTCCGGCGACGCCGATCCCGCCCGTTTCGATGTCGCGCTCACCTCGGCCATGCTGCACTACCTGGCCGACCTGCGCGTGGGCCGCGTGCGCTCCGAATTCCACACCCGCCTGCCGGACGCGCGCCTGCGCGCCTACGATCCGGTCGAGCGCCTGCGCGCCGGGCTCGCCACCGGCCGGCTGCAGGCCGCGGTGCAGGCGGCCGAGCCCCGCCTGCAGGAGTACGCGCGGGTGAAGGCGGCGCTGGCAGCCTACCGCGAGCTGTCCAGGCAAACGTATCCGGCGCTGCCGAAACCGGCCGCCAGGCTCACGCCCGGCGGCGCCTACCCGGCCGCGCAGGCGCTGTTCGAGCGCCTGGTGCTGCTGGGCGACCTGCCGGCCGACACGCCGCCCCCGGGTGAAGGAGTCTATAGCGACAAGATGGCGGAGGGCGTCGAGCACTTCCAGGCCCGTCACGGCCTGGCCGAGGACGGCGTGCTGGGCCGCGGCACCATCGATGCGCTGAATGTGCCGCCTTCGAGGCGCGTGCGCCAGCTCGAACTGACGCTCGAGCGTCTGCGCTGGCTGCCGGATGTCGGTCCCGGCCCGCTGATCATGGTCGACCTGCCGGCCTACCGCCTGTGGGCGATGAACGATGGCGGCAGCGGGGACACGCTCGAGATGCGGGTCGTGGTCGGCACCGCGGCCAAGACCGAGACCCCGCTGTTCGTCGGCCAGATGCGCTACCTCGAGTTCAACCCCTACTGGAATGTCCCGCGCAGCATCCTCGAGAAAGAGATCGTGCCCAAGCTCGAGCGCAACCGCGCCTATCTCGCGCAGAACGGGATGGAGACGGTGCCGCCGAACGCGAGCCTGGCCGACCTGAAGGCAGGGCGCGCCCGCGTGCGCCAGCTTCCGGGACCGAAGAATGCGCTGGGGCCGATCAAGTTCGCGATGCCCAACCCGATGGACATCTACCTGCACTCGACTCCCGTGCGCGAGGTGTTCGAGCGCAGCCGGCGCGACCTGTCGCACGGCTGCATCCGGGTCGAGCATCCGGCCGCGCTGGCCCAGTACGTGCTGGAAGGGCAGCGCCAATGGAACGCCGACGCCATCCAGTCCGCGCTGCAGCCGGGACCGACCCGGCACGTCGATCTGGTGAAGACGATCCCGGTCGTGATCTTCTACGCCACCGCGATGGTCGACAGTAACGGCAGCCCGCGCTTCGCGGCGGACATCTACGGCCGCGACCCGAAGCTCGAGCAGGTGCTGGCGGCGCGCCGCAGCCAGATCGTCCCGGCGGCCGACTAA
- a CDS encoding cytochrome b/b6 domain-containing protein, with protein MHQFRARLFYRHRLPIRVMHWINVISFFLMLMSGLGIFNAHPHLYWGAQSDFDAPLLSMTARPGPDGEPHGLTQVGSHVFDTDGVLGASRVEGAARQSERAFPSWATIPGQQSLATARNWHLFFAWVFVINGIAYIAYTIFSGHLRRDLLPHKAELRGIGGSIRDHLLFRHPGGEAARRYNVLQNLAYLAVIFVLLPLIVLAGLGMSPRMDSLFGGWVDLLGGRQSARTLHFAAACLLLAFVAVHVFEVIVTGLWNNLRSMITGYYRLPGPKEEERTP; from the coding sequence ATGCATCAGTTTCGGGCGCGGCTGTTCTACCGGCACAGGCTGCCGATCCGGGTCATGCACTGGATTAACGTCATCAGCTTCTTCCTGATGCTGATGAGCGGGCTCGGCATCTTCAATGCCCATCCTCACCTGTACTGGGGCGCGCAATCGGATTTCGACGCGCCGCTGCTGTCGATGACGGCCCGGCCCGGACCCGACGGCGAGCCGCACGGCCTCACGCAGGTCGGCAGCCACGTCTTCGATACCGACGGCGTGCTCGGCGCCTCGCGCGTCGAGGGCGCGGCGCGGCAGAGCGAGCGGGCCTTCCCGTCCTGGGCCACGATCCCGGGCCAGCAAAGCCTGGCGACGGCGCGCAACTGGCACCTGTTCTTTGCCTGGGTCTTCGTGATCAACGGCATCGCGTATATCGCCTACACCATCTTCAGCGGCCATCTGCGGCGCGACCTGCTGCCGCACAAGGCCGAGCTGCGCGGCATCGGCGGATCGATCCGGGACCATCTCTTGTTCCGCCATCCGGGCGGCGAGGCGGCGAGACGCTACAACGTGCTGCAGAACCTGGCCTACCTCGCGGTGATCTTCGTCCTGCTGCCGCTGATCGTGCTGGCCGGCCTCGGCATGTCGCCGCGCATGGACAGCCTGTTCGGCGGCTGGGTCGACCTGCTCGGCGGGCGCCAGTCCGCGCGCACGCTGCACTTTGCGGCCGCCTGCCTGCTGCTGGCCTTTGTCGCCGTACACGTGTTCGAGGTGATCGTGACCGGACTGTGGAACAACCTGCGCTCGATGATCACGGGGTACTACCGCCTGCCCGGGCCCAAGGAAGAGGAGAGGACGCCATGA